In one Gopherus evgoodei ecotype Sinaloan lineage chromosome 1, rGopEvg1_v1.p, whole genome shotgun sequence genomic region, the following are encoded:
- the LOC115650446 gene encoding matrix metalloproteinase-27-like has translation MRIRMKSLPFLLLLYVAFSYAFPVFPEKNNEGENMQLVQEYLEKFYELQPDPEHLAWRRSTSPMVEKIQKMQEFFGLEVTGKPDPETLEVMQKPRCGVPDVGQYGFILPGWKKKQLTYRIVNYTPDMTQSDVNKAIQKAFKVWSTVSPLTFTRIYKGIADIMIAFGTRAHGRCPRYFDGPLGVLGHAFPPGNGIGGDVHFDEDEHWTEGSAGFNLFLVAAHEFGHALGLSHSTDRGALMFPNYAYINPTEFLLSPDDINGIQAIYGPSPNTPDEPTRPTAPKTCDPMVSFDAITTLRREVMFFKDRHIWRVYPGNSEVELELISTFWPSLPSGIQAAYENIKDQILFFKGNNFWVISGYQVLPGYPKNINTLGFPRSVKKIDAAVSNKNSGKTDFFVGDKYWRYEESSQTMEKGYPRQITDDFPGIGKKVDAVFQHKGFFYFFHGSKQWEFDPNTRRVIRVMISNSWFNC, from the exons ATGAGGATAAGAATGAAGAGCCTTCCATTTTTGCTGTTACTATATGTGGCATTTTCTTATGCTTTTCCTGTGTTTCCAGAAAAAAACAATGAAGGAGAAAATATGCAGCTTGTACAG gAGTATCTAGAGAAATTTTATGAGCTTCAACCAGATCCAGAGCATCTAGCATGGAGAAGGAGCACTAGCCCCATGgttgaaaaaatccaaaaaatgcAAGAATTTTTTGGGTTGGAAGTGACCGGAAAGCCAGATCCTGAGACTTTGGAAGTGATGCAGAAGCCCAGGTGTGGAGTTCCTGATGTCGGACAGTATGGTTTCATTCTCCcaggatggaaaaaaaaacaactgacatACAG AATTGTGAATTACACTCCAGATATGACACAATCTGATGTGAATAAAGCAATCCAGAAGGCATTTAAAGTGTGGAGCACTGTATCCCCACTGACTTTCACTAGGATTTATAAAGGGATAGCAGACATAATGATTGCTTTTGGGACTAGAG CTCATGGTCGTTGTCCCCGTTATTTTGATGGACCCCTTGGTGTTCTTGGCCATGCCTTTCCACCTGGCAATGGTATTGGAGGTGATGTCCACTTTGATGAAGATGAACACTGGACAGAAGGTTCTGCTG GGTTCAACTTGTTTCTGGTCGCTGCTCATGAGTTTGGCCATGCATTGGGTCTCTCACATTCCACTGACCGTGGAGCCTTGATGTTCCCAAATTATGCCTACATCAACCCCACTGAATTCCTGCTCTCCCCGGATGATATTAATGGTATACAAGCCATTTACG GACCCTCACCTAACACCCCGGATGAGCCAACCAGACCCACAGCACCTAAAACCTGTGACCCTATGGTCTCTTTCGATGCTATCACTACACTGCGCAGAGAAGTCATGTTTTTTAAAGACAG GCACATATGGCGAGTTTATCCTGGTAATTCAGAAGTTGAACTTGAATTAATTTCTACATTCTGGCCTTCTCTGCCATCTGGTATTCAAGCTGCttatgaaaatattaaagatCAGATTCTATTTTTCAAAG GGAATAATTTCTGGGTTATCAGTGGGTACCAGGTGCTCCCTGGTTATCCTAAGAACATCAATACATTGGGTTTCCCAAGGAGCGTTAAGAAAATTGATGCAGCTGTTTCAAATAAAAACTCAGGAAAAACAGACTTTTTTGTAGGTGACAAGTATTGGAG GTACGAGGAAAGCAGTCAAACCATGGAAAAGGGCTATCCAAGACAGATAACAGATGATTTTCCAGGAATTGGCAAGAAAGTTGATGCTGTTTTCCAGCATAAAG GATTCTTCTACTTTTTCCATGGATCAAAGCAATGGGAGTTTGACCCTAATACAAGGAGAGTTATTCGTGTGATGATAAGCAATAGCTGGTTTAACTGTTAA